The genomic interval TCCTGCTCACTCGCCTTGGCTGTTCCAATATCCATTCCACGATACATTTGATAAGCATCAGCATTCACAATTTCGCACGCCTGACCTGTGCGTTCTTGCAAAACCTGAGCTAGTGCAATAGCGAGCGCGGTTTTGCCTGAAGCTGTTGGGCCAATAATGGAAACAACTTTAGTCTGATTATGCGTGTTCATGTGCATTAGCTCGTTCGACTGTTTGGCCGTATTAGTGGCGCAGTTCATAGATGTCTCCGCGCTGTGGATTTGGATCGGCAATAAGGTAATGTGATGCGCTCTCCGTTACGGTACAGGTGACGAAATCTCCAACTTGTGGTTGTTCGTATCCTTCTGGTACGCGCAGGTGCACAAGGTTTCCTCCTCGATCACGTCCTGATACACGGTGTGTTTTGGCGTCTTTAGCTCCGCGAAGTTCTGTAATCATGATTTCGACGGTTTTGCCGACGTGTTTGGACATAATCTGTGCAGATATTTCTTCTTGGAGTGCGTGCAGACGCTTAAACCTGTCGTGTGATACTTCAGCAGGAACTTGTTCCATGGTGGCTGCAGGCGTTCCTGGTCGTGGTGAGTATTCAAAAATGTAGGCTGATGTAAAGCGTGCTCGTTTGAGAGCATCCATGGTTGCTTGAAAATCTTCCTCGGTTTCTCCTGGGAATCCCACAATAATGTCTGTGGTTATTTCGGCTTCTGAGATGGCGGCGCGCACGTTATCGAGAATAGTCATGAACTTTTCTATGCGGTAGCTGCGTCGCATAGCGCGTAGGACTTTATCTGATCCGGATTGCAGTGGCATATGTAGTTGTGGCATCACATTAGGTGTGTGTGCCATAGCGTCAATAACATCTGGCGTAAATGCTGCTGGATGTGGTGAGGTGAAGCGCACTCGCTCCAATCCCTCAATCTCGCCGCACGCACGCAATAATTTGCTGAATGCGAATCTATCTCCTGTGGCATACCCATAAGAATTAACGTTTTGACCGAGCAGAGTAACTTCTTTAATGCCTCGTTCTACGCAGTTTTCGATTTCTGCCAGGATTTCTCCTGGTCGACGATCACGTTCTTTTCCGCGTACTGCTGGAACGATGCAGAATGTGCAGGTGTTATTGCAGCCCACAGAGATGGATACCCATGCGCTTGCTTTTGAGGCTCGTACAGTAGGCAGTTCGCTCGGGAATTGATTAAGTTCTGATACGACTTCAACCTGTGGTTTCTGTGTGCGTCGCGCTTCGTGCAGGAGCGTAGTTAAGGATCCGATATTTTTAGTTCCGAATACCGCATCAACCCATGGCGCCAACTGGGTAATACGTTGACGATCTTTTTGAGCCATGCATCCGCCTACTGCTATTTGTAGTTGCGGGTTAGCTCGTTTGAGTTCAGCATATTGACCGAGTGTTCCATACATACGTGAGGTGGCATTTTCACGTACTGCGCATGTGTTGAGCACAATAAGATCGACATCAGATGACTCGATTTGAGCTTGGCTTGCCTTTGTGTAGCCGTCTGCCTCAAGTACTCCAGCAATACGTTCAGAATCGTGCGCATTCATTTGGCACCCTAAAGTATGCACATAATAGACGGGTTGTGACCGTCCATCTGAAGGTACA from Alloscardovia omnicolens carries:
- the miaB gene encoding tRNA (N6-isopentenyl adenosine(37)-C2)-methylthiotransferase MiaB, with product MNEDMMTRTERLGTANDSVDDLNTTLRVPSDGRSQPVYYVHTLGCQMNAHDSERIAGVLEADGYTKASQAQIESSDVDLIVLNTCAVRENATSRMYGTLGQYAELKRANPQLQIAVGGCMAQKDRQRITQLAPWVDAVFGTKNIGSLTTLLHEARRTQKPQVEVVSELNQFPSELPTVRASKASAWVSISVGCNNTCTFCIVPAVRGKERDRRPGEILAEIENCVERGIKEVTLLGQNVNSYGYATGDRFAFSKLLRACGEIEGLERVRFTSPHPAAFTPDVIDAMAHTPNVMPQLHMPLQSGSDKVLRAMRRSYRIEKFMTILDNVRAAISEAEITTDIIVGFPGETEEDFQATMDALKRARFTSAYIFEYSPRPGTPAATMEQVPAEVSHDRFKRLHALQEEISAQIMSKHVGKTVEIMITELRGAKDAKTHRVSGRDRGGNLVHLRVPEGYEQPQVGDFVTCTVTESASHYLIADPNPQRGDIYELRH